GCTGAAGCAGCTGCATCAGGAACTAAAGGAGATGGGAGGTCTGTGCCAGATCGTGATATCGGAGACATACCAGCTCCTGAGCAAGGGAGACCGTGAAGTCATCAAGTCGATCGTGGTGCAGGAGGACCAGATGAATCAGAAAGAGCGTGACATTGAGGCACTCTGCATGAAGCTGCTGCTCAAACAGCAGCCGGTGGCTACGGACCTGAGAAAGGTTTCCGCTGCGCTGAAGATGATCACAGATATGGAGCGCATCGGAGATCAGGCGCTCGACATAGCGGAAATCGTGGAGACGGGAACCATCCTAGAGGCCGACGGCGGCAGGCTTCTGGGAAAGATGGCAGAAGCCACGATGGAAATGGTGTCCAGGAGCATCGAGGCATACGTGGAACAGAATCTGGAAAAGGCACAGGAAGTTATCCAGTCGGATGACGTCGTGGATGAGCTGTTTGTCCAGGTGAGAGAGAGCCTGGTGAATCGTCTGGGGGGCACAGGTGATGACAATGACAGAATCCTTGATTTTTTAATGATTGCAAAATATTACGAGCGAATCGGTGACCACGCGACCAATATTGCGGAATGGGTCGAGTTTTCCATTCTCGGGAGGCACCGAAACGGCAAAGAGGCATAGATAAGGCTTAGTAAAATTCACCAAAAACGTAACAAAACTCCTGTTTTTGTTGATATTTGTGAAAGAACTGCTATAATAGTTAACAGATTACAGCGAAATCAGGAGGATAAGTAATGAAAAAGATATTGGTATTGGCATTAACCGCCGTGATGGCCTTTTCACTTGCAGCTTGCGGTGGTTCTAAAAAAGAGAACACGGTCAATTCAGTGGATGATCTTGCAGGCAAGAAGATCGGGGTTCAGCTTGGCACAACGGGTGATATCTACGCCAGTGACTTTGCGGAGGAAAACGAGGGAACGCAGGTCGAACGGTTCAGCAAGGGCATGGATGCTGTCCAGTCTGTGAAACAGGGGAAACTCGACTGTGTGATCATCGATGCTCAGCCGGCAAAGGCGTTCGTGGAGAAAAATGATGATCTGAAGATTCTGGACGATCCGTTTGAGTTGGAAGAATATGCGATTGCGCTGAAAAAAGACAACACAGAGCTGAAAGACAAGATCAATGCTGCACTGG
The Ruminococcus gauvreauii genome window above contains:
- the phoU gene encoding phosphate signaling complex protein PhoU; translation: MRKYFDLQLKQLHQELKEMGGLCQIVISETYQLLSKGDREVIKSIVVQEDQMNQKERDIEALCMKLLLKQQPVATDLRKVSAALKMITDMERIGDQALDIAEIVETGTILEADGGRLLGKMAEATMEMVSRSIEAYVEQNLEKAQEVIQSDDVVDELFVQVRESLVNRLGGTGDDNDRILDFLMIAKYYERIGDHATNIAEWVEFSILGRHRNGKEA
- a CDS encoding transporter substrate-binding domain-containing protein; its protein translation is MKKILVLALTAVMAFSLAACGGSKKENTVNSVDDLAGKKIGVQLGTTGDIYASDFAEENEGTQVERFSKGMDAVQSVKQGKLDCVIIDAQPAKAFVEKNDDLKILDDPFELEEYAIALKKDNTELKDKINAALAELKEDGTLDSIASNYIGDDTKGKSPYESPADTDRSNGKLVMATNAAFEPYEYYENNTIVGLDVDMAQAIADKLGMELKVEDMEFDSIITAVQSGKADIGVAGMTVTEDRLKNVDFTDSYTTATQVIIVRK